Proteins encoded within one genomic window of Amorphoplanes friuliensis DSM 7358:
- a CDS encoding mandelate racemase/muconate lactonizing enzyme family protein has protein sequence MKVTGYRSLLTKHDWGRLTGDANGVMPEPLTDVHVLILETDEGLEGIGLGAHGDIDRVFGAVEGEDPRAVTALYDRMLAWVFKTGHAGATFGAIGAIDMALWDLKAKVAGEPLWRTLGALDRFVPGYASGLDISLDDDALVALYEGFADRGFGAAKLKGGHDVTHDLRRLVAVRDVLQRNTSHPALMLDANESWNRTQAVRFIEELERTVDLAWIEEPVRRWDAAGLASVRQHIRAAVATGENLTGLEQFRPLLDADAVDIVQVGNVWGITNFLRVAAVAHSYDLPVSPVAYHANPVAHAAAAIPNHLSFEVQHLTAPIGLTIDQEIQDGGIVLGDEPGLGVRVDEKHIEAVRAANPVARLAGPHVRPPRAGLSLVPDLGPVDASGETPARWARA, from the coding sequence ATGAAGGTCACCGGTTATCGCAGCCTGTTGACGAAGCACGACTGGGGCCGGCTGACCGGGGATGCCAACGGCGTGATGCCCGAGCCGCTGACCGACGTCCACGTGCTCATCCTCGAGACCGATGAGGGGCTGGAGGGAATCGGGCTCGGCGCCCACGGCGACATCGACCGGGTCTTCGGCGCCGTCGAGGGCGAGGACCCCCGGGCCGTGACCGCCCTGTACGACCGCATGCTGGCCTGGGTGTTCAAGACCGGCCACGCCGGGGCCACCTTCGGGGCGATCGGCGCGATCGACATGGCGCTCTGGGACCTCAAGGCCAAAGTGGCGGGTGAGCCGCTCTGGCGCACGCTCGGCGCGCTGGACCGCTTCGTCCCCGGGTACGCCTCCGGGCTAGACATCTCGCTCGACGACGACGCCCTGGTCGCCCTGTACGAGGGCTTCGCCGACCGGGGTTTCGGCGCCGCGAAGCTCAAGGGCGGACACGATGTCACCCACGACCTGCGCCGGCTCGTAGCGGTCAGGGACGTCCTGCAGCGCAACACGAGCCACCCGGCGCTGATGCTGGACGCCAACGAGTCCTGGAACCGTACCCAGGCCGTACGGTTCATCGAGGAGCTCGAACGCACCGTCGACCTGGCCTGGATCGAGGAACCGGTGCGCCGCTGGGACGCCGCCGGTCTCGCCTCGGTGCGCCAGCACATCCGTGCCGCCGTGGCGACCGGCGAGAACCTCACCGGGCTCGAGCAGTTCAGGCCGCTGCTGGACGCCGACGCCGTCGACATCGTCCAGGTCGGCAACGTCTGGGGTATCACGAACTTCCTCCGTGTCGCTGCCGTCGCGCACAGCTACGATCTGCCGGTGAGCCCGGTCGCCTATCACGCCAACCCGGTCGCGCACGCCGCCGCCGCGATCCCCAACCACCTGTCGTTCGAGGTCCAGCACCTCACGGCGCCGATCGGGCTGACGATCGACCAGGAGATCCAGGACGGCGGCATCGTCCTGGGCGACGAGCCGGGCCTGGGTGTCCGCGTCGACGAGAAACACATCGAGGCGGTCCGCGCCGCCAACCCCGTCGCCCGGCTGGCCGGGCCGCACGTGCGCCCGCCGCGGGCCGGGCTCAGCCTGGTCCCGGACCTCGGACCGGTCGACGCCTCCGGAGAGACCCCGGCGCGATGGGCACGGGCATGA
- a CDS encoding DUF1996 domain-containing protein — translation MRSPQHPPAQPAPAGRGRTVRRAALGVAITGALVTGGLAAASGSASAATTVTVQAESYAAQSGAQLETTADTGGGQNVGYLANGDWLRYDNVDLGASGAITLGARVASDSGTTGSIQVRTGSATGTVLASIPVTSTGGWQTWRTSTAVANTHPTGAQTVFLTLASSQAGNFANLNWFSVTSGGGTTPTTPAPTGTSGPGWPTVNAAQQAADTAAFFALTPRPITGPVVRVPEFNAGCTVSHHLNDDPIIFPGMAGASHAHTFFGNTSTNANSTNQSLLGHTVTTCAPAEDLSAYWIPSLLQNGTVIDPAGVTVYYGSRLQDPSKTQPFPPGFRMIAGDAKLQVPSSGNQFWCAGPGGQTGRSTDGNWPICAQTANLTYQLVFPDCWDGVHLDSPNHKDHVGPTGPDGTCASGRFPVTIPSLSFVIDYPVHGTPAGFTLASGMASSMHGDFMNAWQPAAQAARVRNCIDQSVKCNSAGNN, via the coding sequence GTGAGATCCCCCCAGCACCCACCAGCGCAACCCGCGCCCGCCGGACGGGGCCGCACCGTACGCCGTGCCGCTCTCGGTGTGGCGATCACCGGCGCCCTCGTGACCGGTGGCCTCGCCGCCGCCTCGGGGTCCGCCTCGGCGGCCACCACCGTCACCGTCCAGGCCGAGTCGTACGCCGCCCAGTCCGGAGCCCAGCTGGAAACGACCGCCGACACCGGCGGCGGGCAGAACGTCGGCTACCTGGCCAACGGCGACTGGCTGCGGTACGACAACGTGGACCTCGGCGCGTCCGGGGCGATCACGCTCGGCGCGCGGGTGGCGTCCGACAGCGGCACCACCGGCAGCATCCAGGTCCGTACCGGATCGGCGACCGGAACCGTGCTGGCCAGCATCCCGGTGACCTCGACCGGCGGCTGGCAGACCTGGAGGACCTCGACCGCGGTGGCCAACACGCACCCGACCGGCGCGCAGACCGTCTTCCTCACCCTGGCCAGCTCGCAGGCGGGCAACTTCGCCAACCTGAACTGGTTCTCGGTCACCTCGGGCGGCGGCACCACCCCCACCACCCCGGCTCCCACCGGAACATCCGGGCCCGGCTGGCCCACCGTGAACGCGGCACAGCAGGCAGCCGACACGGCGGCGTTCTTCGCCCTCACACCCCGGCCGATCACCGGCCCCGTGGTGCGGGTGCCGGAGTTCAACGCCGGCTGCACGGTCAGCCACCACCTCAACGACGACCCGATCATCTTCCCCGGGATGGCCGGCGCGTCGCACGCACACACGTTCTTCGGCAACACCAGCACCAACGCGAACTCGACCAACCAGTCCCTGCTCGGGCACACCGTGACCACCTGCGCCCCGGCCGAGGACCTCTCCGCGTACTGGATCCCCTCGCTGCTGCAGAACGGCACGGTCATCGACCCGGCCGGCGTCACCGTCTACTACGGCTCACGCCTGCAGGACCCGAGCAAGACCCAGCCGTTCCCGCCCGGCTTCCGGATGATCGCCGGTGACGCCAAACTCCAGGTCCCCAGCAGCGGCAACCAGTTCTGGTGCGCCGGCCCCGGCGGCCAGACCGGCCGCAGCACCGACGGCAACTGGCCGATCTGCGCCCAGACCGCCAACCTGACCTACCAGCTCGTCTTCCCCGACTGCTGGGACGGCGTGCACCTCGACAGCCCCAACCACAAGGACCACGTCGGACCCACCGGCCCGGACGGCACCTGCGCCAGCGGCCGATTCCCGGTGACGATCCCGTCGCTGTCCTTCGTCATCGACTACCCCGTCCACGGCACCCCGGCCGGCTTCACCCTGGCCTCCGGAATGGCGTCGTCGATGCACGGCGACTTCATGAACGCCTGGCAGCCCGCCGCCCAGGCCGCCCGGGTCCGCAACTGCATCGACCAGTCCGTGAAGTGCAACTCCGCCGGCAACAACTGA
- a CDS encoding amidohydrolase family protein, translating into MIDAHVHLWNRSTDPQPWIDPVSMAAIDRDFAAVDLEQMLAETGAGAAVVVQATNSLAETRRLLAGAGPGAAGVVGWIDLTADAGAQLDSLGADGSQRLVGIRHLVHVDPDPGWLGRPGIDAALDVLGARGLCFDLVLRPWQLSLAATVADAHPATRFVLDHLGGVADSTDDAGWESGLRALAQRPNVSAKISGLAALVADPVRLRRVTGVAIEAFGPNRLMYGSDWPLVRLTSGSAAWRTAVDELIADLNAGERTAILSGTASDCYGLAR; encoded by the coding sequence ATGATCGACGCTCACGTCCATCTGTGGAACCGTTCCACCGATCCGCAGCCGTGGATCGATCCTGTGTCGATGGCCGCGATCGATCGTGACTTCGCCGCCGTTGACCTCGAGCAGATGCTCGCGGAAACCGGCGCCGGCGCGGCTGTGGTGGTCCAGGCCACCAACAGCCTCGCTGAGACCCGGCGACTGCTGGCCGGTGCCGGTCCGGGCGCGGCCGGCGTGGTCGGCTGGATCGACCTCACCGCGGACGCCGGCGCGCAGCTCGACTCCCTCGGCGCCGACGGCTCGCAGCGCCTGGTCGGTATCCGGCACCTGGTGCACGTCGATCCCGATCCCGGCTGGCTCGGCCGGCCCGGCATCGACGCGGCCCTGGACGTCCTCGGCGCCCGGGGACTCTGCTTCGACCTGGTCCTGCGCCCGTGGCAGCTGTCACTGGCCGCAACCGTCGCGGACGCCCATCCCGCTACGCGATTTGTGCTCGACCATCTCGGTGGTGTCGCCGACAGCACCGACGACGCCGGCTGGGAGAGCGGGCTTCGTGCCCTGGCCCAGCGCCCGAACGTCTCCGCGAAGATCTCCGGGCTGGCCGCCCTGGTGGCCGATCCGGTCCGCCTGCGTCGCGTGACCGGCGTGGCGATCGAGGCTTTCGGACCGAACCGGCTCATGTACGGGTCGGACTGGCCCCTGGTGCGACTGACCTCCGGCTCAGCGGCGTGGCGGACGGCCGTCGACGAGCTGATCGCCGACCTGAACGCGGGGGAGCGCACCGCGATCCTGTCCGGAACCGCCTCGGACTGCTACGGGCTCGCCCGATGA
- a CDS encoding L-rhamnose mutarotase, whose protein sequence is MSGRAPERHALVVGVRPEHRERYLELHRAVWPQVEQTLREANVTNYSIFIVGDTLFAYYEYVGDDHDADLARVAEDPVSREWWTHTDPCQTRIAEERIPGALWQPIDEIWHLS, encoded by the coding sequence ATGAGCGGGCGCGCACCGGAACGGCACGCCCTCGTCGTCGGCGTCCGGCCGGAGCACCGCGAGCGCTACCTGGAGCTGCACCGCGCTGTCTGGCCGCAGGTCGAGCAGACGCTGAGGGAAGCCAACGTCACGAACTACTCGATCTTCATCGTGGGCGACACCCTGTTCGCCTACTACGAGTACGTGGGCGACGACCACGACGCCGACCTGGCGCGGGTGGCCGAGGACCCGGTCAGCCGGGAGTGGTGGACCCACACCGATCCCTGCCAGACACGGATCGCCGAGGAGCGGATACCCGGCGCCCTGTGGCAGCCCATCGACGAGATCTGGCACTTGTCATGA
- a CDS encoding aldo/keto reductase — protein MAKLLDRGRSPYGVLGLGGAPLGNFATAMSDEEAGRTVARAWERGIRYFDTAPHYGLGLSERRLGAALRDRPRSEFVVSTKVGRLIVPRHPPRTWDDDGFVVPGDLARRWDFSPEGVERSLSESLDRLGLDAVDILFAHDPDQAWDGAAREALASLARLRAAGVVSAIGIGTNSTDGLAPLISEGLVDVIMLANRYSLLDQEALETVLAPAHAAGVAVVAVGIFGTGLLASTTPAPGATYDYRPADTAVRERAGRIASICADHGVELPAAALAFPLLHPAVAAVAVGMRSPSEVDENVRRTGVDIPAGLWRDLVSAGLIPAGSSAPEQPDGADSTS, from the coding sequence GTGGCAAAACTGCTGGACCGGGGCCGTTCGCCGTACGGTGTCCTCGGGCTCGGCGGCGCACCGCTGGGCAACTTCGCCACGGCGATGAGCGACGAGGAAGCCGGCCGTACTGTCGCCCGCGCGTGGGAGCGCGGCATCCGCTACTTCGACACCGCTCCGCACTACGGCCTCGGGTTGTCCGAGCGTCGTCTCGGCGCCGCGCTACGGGACCGGCCGCGCTCCGAGTTCGTCGTGTCGACCAAGGTCGGCCGGCTGATCGTTCCCCGCCACCCGCCGCGTACCTGGGACGACGACGGCTTTGTGGTCCCCGGTGACCTTGCGCGACGCTGGGATTTCTCGCCCGAGGGTGTCGAGCGTTCGCTGTCCGAGAGCCTCGACCGGCTCGGGCTCGACGCGGTCGACATCCTCTTCGCGCACGACCCCGACCAGGCCTGGGACGGTGCGGCCCGGGAGGCGCTCGCGTCGCTGGCCCGGCTGCGGGCCGCGGGTGTCGTGTCGGCGATCGGCATCGGCACGAACTCGACCGACGGCCTGGCCCCACTGATCAGCGAGGGCCTGGTCGACGTGATCATGCTGGCCAACAGGTACTCGCTGCTCGATCAGGAGGCCCTCGAGACCGTGCTCGCGCCGGCCCACGCCGCGGGCGTCGCCGTCGTCGCCGTGGGAATCTTCGGCACCGGCCTGCTCGCGTCCACCACGCCCGCGCCCGGCGCCACCTACGACTACCGACCCGCCGACACCGCCGTGCGAGAACGCGCCGGGCGCATCGCCTCGATCTGCGCGGACCACGGTGTTGAACTGCCCGCCGCGGCGCTGGCCTTCCCGCTGCTGCATCCGGCCGTCGCCGCGGTGGCCGTCGGTATGCGCTCGCCCTCCGAGGTCGACGAGAACGTGCGCCGGACCGGCGTCGACATCCCGGCCGGTCTGTGGCGCGACCTCGTCTCGGCCGGGCTTATTCCGGCGGGTTCTTCTGCACCGGAGCAGCCAGACGGCGCCGATTCCACGAGCTGA
- a CDS encoding serine/threonine-protein kinase, whose product MASSLRPGDPRFVGRYELVGRLGEGGMGAVFLGREPAGRLVAVKIIKAEYARDEGFRARFRSEVNRAREVPAFCTAEVLDADPDHRTPYLVIEYVDGPSLAELVREQGPLRGGSLHSIAVGVATALTAIHSTGVVHRDLKPGNVLLAAGSPKVIDFGIAKALEATTHHTRTQDTVGTVSYMAPERLAADANRTLTPAADIFAWGAVIAFAATGRTPFAADSPAATAGRILTQPPQLDGVPAELAGIIGRALAKDPEQRPTAQELLFELVSGTGTTAAVAAKVRPRRRRRPAVAAAAAAVVLLTVAGVWAGARLGAEGQDQPAAAVAPRASSSAAAPDPALARQSKKELFDPLTSSSLWAPSGPAEEGCDFDGGLVVRTEFMIDCANGPDQIFAGDLKIRVEAQLSLRSCAIVYFRLSEDGSNGYFAEFCAREVAVAFLNGFLEDTDNRSVVDGTMKPLDIEEDGSHLLGVDVVKSTAKLSVDGKTVLTSDLSRGKPAGARHTKGKVTFGASGGGGPAIKVTFRDARITVK is encoded by the coding sequence GTGGCTTCTTCTCTGCGTCCTGGCGATCCCCGCTTTGTCGGCCGCTACGAGCTGGTCGGCCGCCTCGGCGAGGGCGGGATGGGCGCGGTCTTCCTCGGCCGCGAGCCGGCCGGCCGGCTCGTCGCCGTCAAGATCATCAAAGCCGAGTACGCCCGCGACGAGGGCTTCCGGGCGCGGTTCCGCAGCGAGGTCAACCGGGCCCGGGAGGTTCCTGCCTTCTGTACGGCCGAGGTGCTCGACGCCGATCCCGACCACCGGACCCCGTACCTGGTGATCGAGTACGTCGACGGGCCCAGCCTGGCCGAACTCGTCCGCGAGCAGGGGCCGTTGCGCGGCGGCAGCCTGCACAGCATCGCGGTGGGGGTGGCGACGGCGCTGACGGCCATCCACAGCACGGGTGTCGTGCACCGCGACCTGAAGCCGGGCAACGTGCTGCTCGCGGCGGGCTCCCCCAAGGTGATCGACTTCGGCATCGCCAAGGCCCTCGAAGCCACCACCCACCACACCCGTACGCAGGACACGGTCGGCACCGTGTCCTACATGGCGCCGGAGCGGCTGGCGGCGGACGCGAACCGCACCTTGACTCCGGCGGCCGACATCTTCGCCTGGGGTGCCGTCATCGCGTTCGCGGCGACCGGCCGCACGCCGTTCGCGGCGGACAGCCCCGCGGCGACCGCGGGCCGCATCCTGACCCAGCCGCCGCAGCTGGACGGCGTACCCGCGGAGCTGGCCGGGATCATCGGTCGTGCCCTGGCCAAGGACCCCGAGCAGCGGCCGACGGCGCAGGAGCTGCTCTTCGAGCTGGTCTCCGGTACGGGCACCACCGCAGCGGTCGCGGCCAAGGTGCGCCCGCGCCGCCGTCGACGGCCCGCCGTGGCCGCCGCCGCGGCCGCCGTTGTGCTCCTGACCGTCGCGGGGGTCTGGGCCGGCGCTCGACTCGGCGCCGAGGGACAGGACCAGCCGGCCGCAGCGGTCGCTCCCCGTGCGTCGTCGTCTGCCGCCGCCCCGGACCCGGCGCTGGCCCGGCAGTCCAAGAAGGAACTTTTCGACCCCCTCACCTCGTCGAGCCTGTGGGCGCCCTCGGGGCCGGCCGAAGAGGGCTGCGACTTCGACGGTGGCCTGGTCGTGCGTACCGAATTCATGATCGATTGTGCGAACGGGCCCGACCAGATCTTCGCCGGTGACCTGAAGATCCGGGTCGAGGCGCAGCTGAGCCTGCGGTCGTGCGCGATCGTCTACTTCCGCCTCAGCGAGGACGGCAGCAACGGCTACTTCGCGGAGTTCTGCGCCCGCGAGGTGGCGGTGGCCTTTCTGAACGGTTTCCTCGAGGACACGGACAACCGCAGCGTGGTCGACGGCACCATGAAACCGCTCGATATCGAGGAAGACGGCTCGCACCTGCTCGGAGTGGACGTGGTCAAGAGCACCGCCAAGCTTTCGGTGGACGGTAAGACGGTGCTGACCAGCGACCTGTCCCGCGGCAAGCCCGCCGGCGCCCGCCACACCAAGGGCAAGGTCACCTTCGGCGCCTCCGGGGGCGGCGGCCCCGCGATCAAGGTCACCTTCCGCGACGCCCGCATCACGGTGAAGTGA
- the pdxY gene encoding pyridoxal kinase PdxY — MKILSIQSAVAYGHVGNSAAVFPLQRIGVEVIPVPTVNFSNHTGYGAWRGPLIPPPDVAEIILGVEERGVFPQIDAVLSGYQGGVGIGDVIVDAVRRVKAANPSALYACDPVMGNAKSGCFVAPEIPDLLRDRVVPVADIITPNQFELGYLTGTEPASIESTLASADLARAAGPSTVLVTSVERPDREEGTIEMLVVDPTGAWLVTTPHLPFKANGSGDVTAALFTAHYVASRNAAVSLERTASSIFDLIDTTYRSGERELQLVQAQEFYATPRLQFSARQVR; from the coding sequence ATGAAGATCCTGTCCATCCAGTCGGCGGTCGCCTACGGCCACGTGGGTAATTCCGCGGCCGTCTTCCCGCTCCAGCGCATCGGTGTCGAGGTCATCCCGGTACCCACGGTCAACTTCTCCAATCACACCGGGTACGGCGCCTGGCGAGGCCCACTCATCCCGCCGCCGGACGTGGCCGAGATCATCCTCGGTGTGGAGGAGCGTGGTGTGTTCCCGCAGATCGACGCGGTGCTGTCCGGGTACCAGGGTGGGGTCGGCATCGGCGACGTCATCGTCGACGCCGTACGCCGGGTGAAAGCGGCGAACCCTTCAGCGCTCTACGCGTGCGACCCGGTCATGGGTAACGCCAAGTCCGGCTGTTTTGTCGCCCCCGAGATTCCCGACCTGCTCCGGGACCGGGTCGTGCCGGTGGCCGACATCATCACGCCGAACCAGTTCGAGCTGGGCTATCTGACCGGCACCGAGCCGGCGAGCATCGAGTCGACCCTCGCCTCGGCCGACCTCGCCCGTGCCGCTGGTCCCTCGACCGTGCTGGTCACCAGCGTGGAGCGACCGGACCGGGAGGAAGGCACGATCGAGATGCTCGTCGTCGACCCCACCGGCGCCTGGCTCGTGACCACCCCGCACCTGCCGTTCAAGGCGAACGGGTCCGGTGACGTCACGGCCGCCCTGTTCACCGCCCACTACGTGGCGAGCAGGAACGCGGCGGTGTCGCTGGAGCGGACCGCCTCGAGCATCTTCGACCTGATCGACACCACCTACCGGTCCGGCGAACGGGAACTGCAGCTGGTGCAGGCCCAGGAGTTCTACGCCACGCCGCGCCTGCAGTTCAGCGCCCGGCAGGTGCGCTGA
- a CDS encoding carbohydrate ABC transporter permease codes for MTVIDNAAGAAAVATGRSPGRPARRPGSAMSYGFVSIYAFLALVFGILPAVYALYLAFTDAEGGFAGLANFTKVIGDFRFWPAATHVALYLVIWLVALVVLVTLLAVIVHAIRVRWLSRTLRFVFYLPGALAGASSVLLWLFVLDPTASPVSGLLRLLGFDSFVQVIVPGNLPVVFAIIAFWTGAGGWIVIMYGALNNISAEVIEAARVDGANAVQIAWRIQLPMLRKWISYMGIMSLAAGTQLFVEPQLLSQASNAVVPNDYSLNQLAYQYAFQQNDFNGAAAISLLLLVIALALSAVFVTRGGLFERD; via the coding sequence GTGACCGTCATCGACAATGCTGCCGGGGCGGCGGCTGTGGCGACCGGGCGGTCGCCCGGCCGTCCGGCCCGCCGCCCCGGCAGCGCGATGAGCTACGGCTTCGTCTCGATCTACGCGTTCCTCGCGCTCGTGTTCGGGATCCTGCCCGCCGTCTACGCGCTGTACCTGGCCTTCACCGACGCCGAGGGCGGCTTCGCCGGACTGGCCAACTTCACCAAGGTGATCGGCGACTTCCGGTTCTGGCCCGCGGCGACGCACGTCGCGCTCTACCTGGTCATCTGGCTGGTCGCCCTGGTGGTGCTGGTGACCCTGCTGGCGGTCATCGTGCACGCGATCAGGGTGCGGTGGCTCAGCCGTACGCTGCGGTTCGTCTTCTATCTGCCGGGTGCCCTGGCGGGTGCCTCGAGCGTGCTGCTGTGGCTGTTCGTGCTCGACCCGACGGCCAGCCCGGTCAGTGGACTGCTGCGGTTGCTGGGTTTCGACAGCTTCGTGCAGGTCATCGTCCCGGGCAATCTGCCGGTGGTCTTCGCGATCATCGCGTTCTGGACCGGCGCCGGCGGGTGGATCGTGATCATGTACGGCGCCCTCAACAACATCAGCGCCGAGGTGATCGAGGCCGCGCGGGTGGACGGCGCGAACGCGGTGCAGATCGCCTGGCGCATCCAGCTGCCGATGCTGCGCAAGTGGATCTCGTACATGGGCATCATGTCGCTCGCGGCCGGCACGCAGCTGTTCGTCGAGCCGCAGCTGCTCTCGCAGGCCAGCAACGCGGTCGTGCCCAACGACTACTCGCTCAACCAGCTCGCCTACCAGTACGCGTTCCAGCAGAACGACTTCAACGGAGCAGCGGCGATCTCGTTGCTGCTGCTCGTCATCGCCCTCGCGCTCTCAGCCGTCTTCGTGACGCGCGGCGGCCTGTTCGAGCGGGACTGA
- a CDS encoding FadR/GntR family transcriptional regulator, with the protein MTAGSDKFAFPPRRRSERLGVAVTHELVELIVTGEIPEGTMLPPEGPLSDHFGVSRTVLRESVKRLEEKGLLVVAQGRGTQVARSGMWNMLDPIVLSAMIDNDESLGILDELTVVRGNLESAMAGAVAAQHTKDELARIEHVFEAMREMEHESDAFRQEDVVFHYTVMEISRNRLAENIAKRLYRRALESNRYQGIRYEGAFESTLEEHGRVVEAIARGDVEGAERAMRDHIVSSWNRRRLAAPVQKNPPE; encoded by the coding sequence ATGACAGCCGGGTCCGACAAGTTCGCCTTTCCGCCGCGCCGCCGTTCCGAGCGGCTCGGGGTGGCGGTGACGCACGAACTTGTCGAGCTCATCGTGACCGGGGAGATTCCCGAGGGCACCATGCTGCCTCCGGAGGGTCCGCTCAGCGATCACTTCGGGGTCAGCCGCACCGTGCTGCGCGAGTCGGTCAAGCGGCTCGAGGAGAAGGGCCTGCTGGTGGTCGCGCAGGGGCGCGGCACCCAGGTCGCCCGCTCCGGGATGTGGAACATGCTGGATCCGATCGTCCTGTCGGCGATGATCGACAACGATGAGTCGCTGGGCATCCTCGACGAGCTGACCGTGGTGCGGGGCAACCTCGAGTCGGCCATGGCCGGCGCGGTTGCCGCTCAGCACACCAAGGACGAACTGGCCCGCATCGAGCATGTGTTCGAGGCGATGCGCGAGATGGAACACGAGAGCGACGCCTTCCGCCAGGAGGACGTGGTTTTCCACTACACCGTCATGGAGATCTCGCGGAACCGCCTGGCCGAGAACATCGCGAAGCGCCTGTACCGGCGCGCGCTGGAGAGCAACAGGTATCAGGGCATCCGGTACGAGGGTGCTTTCGAGTCCACGCTGGAGGAGCACGGCCGAGTGGTCGAGGCGATCGCCCGTGGCGACGTCGAGGGCGCCGAGCGGGCCATGCGTGACCACATCGTCAGCTCGTGGAATCGGCGCCGTCTGGCTGCTCCGGTGCAGAAGAACCCGCCGGAATAA
- a CDS encoding carbohydrate ABC transporter permease has protein sequence MTTTQSAPSAARRPGLSGWSGRTIVAVVVTVFVLFFAIPIVWLLLATTKTARGLITSNPFAPGSAGGLSTNWSQLFGFQDGAVTTWMTNSALYAIGALIITLVASIPAGYALALTEFRFRRVLLVLTLVVMLIPNTALVLPIFLELNVVGLIGSPLSVILPMSFFPFGVYLTYIYFSTSIPRDLLAAARIDGCREFQVFTKIALPLAAPIVALVAFFSFVQNWNNFFLPFVMLPSSDGYPVQVGLTSLLASTPAFNPSSAGAQSVQLPTLALATVVSVLPVLLVFVVSQRFLVAGMTAGGTKE, from the coding sequence ATGACCACTACACAGTCCGCGCCGTCCGCGGCGCGCCGGCCCGGTCTCAGCGGCTGGAGCGGTCGCACGATCGTCGCGGTCGTGGTGACGGTCTTCGTGCTGTTCTTCGCCATCCCGATCGTCTGGCTGCTGCTGGCCACCACGAAGACGGCGCGGGGCCTGATCACCAGTAATCCGTTCGCTCCCGGCAGCGCCGGCGGTCTGTCGACCAACTGGAGTCAGCTCTTCGGTTTCCAGGACGGGGCTGTCACCACCTGGATGACCAATTCGGCGCTCTACGCCATCGGCGCCCTGATCATCACGCTGGTCGCCAGCATCCCGGCCGGGTATGCCCTGGCTCTGACCGAGTTCCGGTTCCGGCGGGTGCTGCTGGTGCTGACGCTGGTCGTGATGCTGATCCCGAACACCGCCCTGGTTCTGCCGATCTTCCTGGAACTCAACGTGGTCGGCCTGATCGGGAGCCCGCTGTCGGTGATCCTGCCGATGTCGTTCTTCCCCTTCGGGGTCTACCTGACCTACATCTACTTCTCCACCAGCATCCCGCGGGACCTGCTCGCCGCGGCCCGCATCGACGGCTGCCGGGAGTTCCAGGTCTTCACCAAGATCGCCCTGCCGCTGGCCGCTCCGATCGTGGCGCTGGTGGCGTTCTTCAGCTTCGTCCAGAACTGGAACAACTTCTTCCTGCCGTTCGTCATGCTGCCCTCCAGCGACGGATATCCCGTCCAGGTGGGACTGACGTCCCTGCTCGCCTCGACACCCGCGTTCAACCCCAGCTCCGCCGGTGCCCAGTCCGTCCAGCTGCCGACACTGGCCCTGGCGACCGTCGTCTCCGTGCTACCGGTGCTCCTCGTCTTCGTCGTGTCCCAGCGTTTCCTGGTCGCGGGCATGACCGCGGGCGGAACGAAGGAGTGA